AGCGCTGTCATATTTGAACCGCACATGGTCGAATTCAATCCGTCCCTCATACCGGCGCAGCTCCACCGGGTTGTGGTCGTTGGCGATTGACGGGCGGGCGTAATAGATGTCTACGATTTTGGCTAAGCTGGCAAAGAAGCGCTGAATATCATTAATAATAATGCCGATATTGCGCATCGGGTTCGAGACCGCCCAGATCAGCGACGAGAAGGCGGTGAATTCACCGAAGGTGATCCGGCCCTCCATCACGAAGTAACCGCCGGCCAGCATCAGAACCACGTTGAACCCTTGAGCGAACGACTCCAGATAAGGGAAGTAGTCGAGCCAGACGAGGGCTGCTTTTTTATTGGCTGTTGCGTAGTTGACATTCTTCTCCGTGAACTTGGCAATCTCGAACTCCTCACGGGCAAAAGCCTTCACCACCCGGTTCCCGGAGATATTCTCCTGGGTGGTTGTGTTGAGCTGGGACAGCCGTTCGCGCAGGTCGATGTACATGGGACGGACCCGTCTGGCGAAGATGAAGGCCACGATGAAGATCGGCGGCGACAGGATCAGCATCCACAGCGTCAGGCGGACATCAATGGTCAGGAAATAGATTACAGCCGCCAGGAAGATCGTCAGCGATTCAATGATCGTCTTGAAAATCCAGGCCATCGAGTGCCGGACCATATCAAGGTCCCCGGTCATTTTGGTCATCAGGTCCCCGGTCCGGTTACGGTCGTAATACTCGCGGTCCTGGCCTTGAATCTTGTTGTACAGAAAAATGCGGATGTTATACATCATGTTCTGTGAAGAAATTTCGTACTGCATAGTCGTAAAGTAAGCCAGCCCTGTACGAAGCAGGGAGAAGCCGATCATGCCCAGACAGAGCGCCACGAGCAGCCCGCGTCCGGTCGCAAGATTCTGAACAGCCTGGTCACCGGCAATGAACGTATCGACGATGCGCTGGCTGAGGTAGGGGTTCACAATCGTTAGACTTGAGCCGACCACCGAGAGGCAGAGTGCGATGACATACCGTG
This region of Paenibacillus sp. FSL K6-1096 genomic DNA includes:
- a CDS encoding ABC transporter ATP-binding protein, whose amino-acid sequence is MFELKWLWQNLEGNRTRYVIALCLSVVGSSLTIVNPYLSQRIVDTFIAGDQAVQNLATGRGLLVALCLGMIGFSLLRTGLAYFTTMQYEISSQNMMYNIRIFLYNKIQGQDREYYDRNRTGDLMTKMTGDLDMVRHSMAWIFKTIIESLTIFLAAVIYFLTIDVRLTLWMLILSPPIFIVAFIFARRVRPMYIDLRERLSQLNTTTQENISGNRVVKAFAREEFEIAKFTEKNVNYATANKKAALVWLDYFPYLESFAQGFNVVLMLAGGYFVMEGRITFGEFTAFSSLIWAVSNPMRNIGIIINDIQRFFASLAKIVDIYYARPSIANDHNPVELRRYEGRIEFDHVRFKYDSATVLDDVSFTIEPGETIAIMGATGSGKTSLINLIPRFYDVSGGRVLVDGRDVRELELDELRGNIGMATQDVLLFSDTIDGNIAYGDPDLPEEDAKAYAALAAAHDFIVKMPEGYDTVVGERGVGLSGGQKQRIALARALAVRRPILILDDTTSAVDLETEEHIQRSLRELEYPCTKIIIAQRVSTTAQADRILILEGGRLIEEGTHAELLAKRGYYYDVFMLQNEGIGRQVTESGQE